The following coding sequences lie in one Haematobia irritans isolate KBUSLIRL chromosome 3, ASM5000362v1, whole genome shotgun sequence genomic window:
- the mud gene encoding mushroom body defect isoform X2, translated as MDMRSWKKVLLQWITECGFMERSYFNIEQSDIEEFYQNFNLKHLKTANGNYKRLSDFLKEFYPNFEAHQDDDNCVSSSDYAYIYSILLHFCCVKHPQKEFHEICQRLPEHAQQCIASFFKELLDNECPTKEDLRSAIGHVVTTHNSPPRQDGDSFSSNQSINSAISVGIGSGGIGVSVASGIANYSLHSPGYIRCDSPLKTPKRCAGPQRISPTTPKSYLLEERTRELYNLKAQLETERYEKGLLEVQIKQNEDEILKLSQEHKKLHHQIQDLKNEIILKTSDGDCTENHECDEQMQKRLLKEISTKEHEIIKLNDIVRTLREEKALIQEKLSYAEKQILICMNRISELDFKVDELKEEIEKKNNTIQYLSNSKVELEQFISDNRIRKLDNSELNTSMECFDTSFARNIGNTNASSNLSSPENLGASVVDVQLREKEHENSKLKEELELVKDEHKRLAKNLHDLTERQAKEFDIILEHSINESEIAQEDTSQQSDPLEQLSLFSSCMEKISSFHKMEKNRIKELEEEKTKLHETNTELSLQVEELNNEVLELKTNSQTLEQANKELIKEKEDMVDVVYKCHLDLDQFKAQKHDLYIELQNTIKLKEAMANDLEALRGQRDLNEKTIEDLRQSNEELLMKQTEMIEDNLRLDHQNKELKEEYSQKIQDYVIQIRNLSEQMARHVEEISNLESSGKSLKMNYEKLVIENEELKKKSREADSYLQETQKSLQEKQKEIEKLGQDIEDFQKKNQELEQKINDLMQQNQEEKHHHLADQTNNQMELKVLQEDIDRLTLEKQKVTEILQKDLEDLSCTNKTLEEKISNLIKDNEKYENAMANYQQKIEALVDDLNKMQVTMNMEKTKWQEEISKTSQQNEKLTKEIEEMKQQAEKERLSVESLQTHHYEEIKSLGDNFNKLQIEKQMEANKFVEQIKEISESKNSLELQLSVALEEWQEKTKTLECEHQKGIKLLEDEVNRLQLILEETKDFLSIKSQESEERQQLLGDLFMKINGILQLFEVNISEDCLENIKNLEKEVKNLMQQNNDIKSQLSNQQMSQSESQKRLQQMQQDLNETNKDLSNKVEEVNRLRLENSEYENKIAKLQEKQNVFIEQVKADLSKKQEELNSQMQEAAKEYEASIERMRNELIQEKEHYAGKERELLLVIDQHNVVKKDLHEREMEIGKLMETMAALQEQNKQMKLYESRVNECSQENTQLQQEIDSFKQQVHKNALRLLEADKALNELLGLSKEQEENKKEILRLQEILREKENALHSQMEIQEDLEKQVQQQCEAIEQLSETLKKLEHHKESLDLQIQREQEEKSMLLNSLEKSADHLKSLEDDSNRQKATLEQKYLDLKQELDELTMQNTKIQGDLVEREAELRMSLEDHEQERESFEQTLNSLRQQMTESSEQLESFDMALMEILALMENNFNMQRDMQKRGEVKNHFNMPESNRDTKINQLRGNLNLILHMDMQIRSQLKDLNQKRDEAISALETVSKTNSSLQATITQQNKDLKELKEQVENEELIAEKRASQEILRLEEDLLNLEKVNERLSNGNLNLQEAMTAQEKDLKLANSKLQKLEEEKLCLKEEICTKSMLLEKLQQEETALKQAIKEKTQKYEKAMENYNILNAQLKEKSTKLQNLDKERADLREKLQQQEKRNEQLKLEIKSLKAEQGKLQEKLKQLQNTNDSLEADVANKTKELLGLNNKATELLQALKNIEQQLQVTTKKLDESEALKLNSESNLQQMHSESQQLQRDIDFLKAQQHSAQEENTRLGKEIESLKQDKQHLREEIRDTKSDLQRANDNVTQLIQQISSIRLEKEAVVEENSLLRKQLDESGKHHSSSENKLKSIVEKSQDLERKLLSAENELKSVRATLEKSEHIAQKLTAENTKLRDSQETSTKRIEKLALKLGDSQAKSTKLERDNEKLAKTLEANVATLEALQKEKDLLQSEAKALKERLSRAERAHENLATKVQNLEQINLELQETKQKLEASEIDGKTKLNKLEKIRIANEEKMRKLVNSLNNAESDNVKLNLEIGSLNSQLQEVKLQGNNRDQIQDLSHKLEMAQQESSRYKNLVDNLQQEIEQLRDEKINLSDKLSKDSIALHITKQQCEKLCAELEHIRSELLQIKEEKSQAETLNETTTLKLKDLETQNDHLQSERKNLIKTLEIRIATLEKDLSSKTNEVETLQTEIKTLRENSESNSANLRQAATITESELDQLRAKISKADEALQKEQQIIAQLRLDNQILHTKYQESKQRALDATKQSEERIKENRLELEGKLEKMKNKMDGPHSFDDSMSALLSTTAGGTRKKCNGVTHYKRPGPPTPSKNGRLSFGGVVGIAEPSREILKESFDSANSGTAVSSSSKTPARFNFFASRFSMGNGKDEKPAIKQNININTLKQSKQSHPPQLKAINRRLLVGVGCTSTPRKSKVHYDHRRLLDQLLTSSPSPSPLSLEQKPIKIEKKITPPDVSIIETPVTSLPYQEPPKAPCRKQTAKRLEAIAAGLKHKRRNSSIYGRRLSRRMQEICTPTSGETTTSAYSNTPKDKSRRQTISSSATTTSGGIVNKTVILQKRLTKKPQKERNARPSLNLKGGIFVKHRNTHRGLQHDQYRYKARKQRLDEFNKGRDFRLLSKNVVETPKQQKTVIANLTYDIANNNYKAAPYNPEEMTIITPADLDEEETEDSSFLCTSETFDTKEAINLYPYNVCDYDSDGEVDKDEIEEFGGNITKDIKIKKELVTSLQLEEFDRYISKAVKQESSEKYSYLSNGSSQHFEKLVMETESNAPFEIKRIEFNVSGSSCYTTSQNPTKDILTSSSSNSISQHHHHHHRTEAIVDFPQDQHVEYDVLGMSSPPPPPPSPSQPNQFSPSSNPGNLSRIIYGGTVIYNRRLPNINTTYVRKSSIYVKNKNSNLSSDSMSANDVILIANQTITVADLARMWKQMDSSARLIVSFAVLASFTTLLGLFLSFYAKH; from the exons GTCAAGAACATAAAAAATTACACCACCAAATCCAGGATTTGAAAAATGAGATAATATTGAAAACCAGTGATGGCGACTGTACTGAAAATCATGAATGCGATGAACAG ATGCAGAAACGCCTTCTCAAAGAAATATCCACAAAAGAACATGAAATCATCAAGCTAAACGATATCGTAAGAACTTTACGAGAGGAGAAAGCTTTGATCCAGGAGAAACTCAGTTATGCAGAGAAACAAATCTTAATATGCATGAATCGTATAAGCGAATTGGATTTCAAAGTTGATGAATTGAAAGAAGAAATTGAG aaaAAGAATAATACCATTCAATATCTATCGAATAGTAAAGTGGAATTGGAACAATTCATCAGTGACAATCGCATACGAAAACTTGATAATAGTGAATTGAATACATCAATGGAATGTTTTGATACATCTTTTGCTCGTAACATTGGCAACACAAATGCCTCAAGTAATCTTAGCAGTCCTGAAAATCTGGGTGCTTCAGTTGTCGATGTACAATTGCGAGAAAAAGAGCATGAAAATTCCAAACTAAAGGAAGAATTGGAATTGGTTAAAGATGAACATAAACGTTTGGCAAAAAATCTACATGACCTGACGGAGAGACAAGCAAAGGAATTTGATATAATTCTAGAGCATAGCATTAATGAGTCGGAAATAGCACAAGAGGATACTTCACAACAAAGTGATCCTTTGGAACAATTGAGCTTATTCTCAAGTTGCATGGAAAAAATCAGCAGTTTCCATAAAATGGAGAAGAACCGAATAAAGGAATTGGAAGAAGAAAAAACCAAGTTGCATGAAACAAATACAGAACTCTCATTACAAGTGGAAGAGCTCAATAATGAAGTGCTTgaattaaagacaaattctcAAACACTGGAACAAGCCAATAAAGAATTGATCAAAGAAAAGGAAGATATGGTCGATGTTGTATACAAATGCCATTTGGATTTGGATCAATTCAAGGCCCAGAAACATGATCTTTACATTGAATTACAAAATACCATAAAGCTTAAAGAGGCAATGGCCAATGATTTGGAAGCTTTAAGAGGTCAAAGGGATTTGAATGAAAAAACCATTGAAGACCTAAGACAAAGCAATGAAGAGTTATTGATGAAACAAACGGAAATGATCGAAGATAATTTACGTTTGGACCATCAAAACAAAGAATTGAAAGAAgaatattcacaaaaaatacAGGACTATGTAATACAAATAAGAAATCTTTCTGAACAAATGGCTAGGCATGTTGAAGAGATTTCTAATTTGGAATCTTCTGGAAAGTCTTTgaaaatgaattatgaaaagctAGTCATTGAAAATGAGGAGCTTAAGAAGAAATCTAGAGAGGCAGACAGCTATTTGCAGGAAACCCAAAAAAGCTTGCAGgagaaacaaaaagaaattgaaaaacttgGCCAAGACATTGaagatttccaaaagaaaaatcaaGAACTTGAGCAAAAGATAAACGATCTGATGCAGCAAAATCAAGAAGAGAAACATCATCACTTGGCAGATCAAACGAACAATCAAATGGAGTTAAAAGTTTTGCAAGAGGATATCGATCGTTTGACATTGGAAAAGCAAAAGgttacggaaattttacaaaaggaTTTGGAAGATTTGTCTTGTACCAATAAgaccttggaggagaaaatttcaaatcttATCAAAGATAATGAAAAATATGAGAATGCAATGGCCAATTATCAGCAAAAAATTGAAGCTTTGGTAGATGACCTCAATAAAATGCAAGTCACTATGAATATGGAGAAGACAAAATGGCAAGAAGAAATTTCGAAAACATCGCAACAAAATGAGAAATTAACCAAAGAAATTGAGGAAATGAAGCAGCAAGCCGAAAAAGAAAGGCTTTCGGTCGAAAGTTTGCAAACTCATCATTATGAAGAGATTAAATCCTTGGGAgataatttcaataaattgcaaattgaaaaacaaatggAAGCTAATAAATTTGTTGAGCAAATAAAGGAAATCTCAGAAAGTAAGAACTCTCTAGAGCTCCAACTCAGCGTTGCATTAGAAGAATGGCAAGAGAAAACCAAGACTTTGGAATGTGAACATCAAAAAGGCATCAAACTTTTGGAGGATGAAGTTAATCGACttcaattgattttggaagaaaccaAAGATTTCCTCTCCATTAAGAGCCAAGAAAGTGAAGAGAGACAACAACTTTTGGGAGAtttgtttatgaaaataaatggcATTCTTCAGCTGTTCGAAGTCAACATCAGTGAAGATTGTctggaaaatatcaaaaatctaGAAAAAGAAGTTAAAAATCTAATGCAACAAAATAACGATATCAAATCGCAATTGAGCAATCAGCAAATGTCACAAAGTGAATCACAAAAACGTTTGCAACAAATGCAACAAGATCTTAATGAAACGAACAAAGATTTGTCCAATAAAGTGGAAGAGGTTAATCGCTTACGCTtggaaaattcagaatatgagAATAAAATCGCTAAACTCCAAGAGAAACAAAACGTTTTCATAGAACAGGTCAAAGCGGATTTGAGCAAAAAGCAAGAAGAACTTAATTCCCAAATGCAAGAAGCTGCCAAGGAATATGAGGCCTCCATAGAGCGCATGCGTAATGAATTAATCCAGGAGAAGGAGCACTATGCTGGCAAAGAGCGTGAGTTACTCTTGGTTATTGACCAACACAATGTGGTGAAAAAGGATTTACATGAACGTGAAATGGAAATCGGAAAGCTTATGGAAACCATGGCAGCTTTACAGgaacaaaataaacaaatgaaattatATGAATCAAGGGTTAACGAATGTTCCCAGGAGAACACTCAATTGCAACAAGAAATCGATAGCTTCAAACAGCAAGTCCATAAAAATGCTCTTCGTTTATTGGAAGCCGATAAAGCTCTAAATGAATTGTTGGGCCTAAGCAAAGAGcaggaagaaaacaaaaaagaaatcctACGATTGCAAGAAATTCTTAGGGAAAAGGAAAATGCTTTGCACTCCCAAATGGAAATTCAAGAGGATTTGGAAAAACAAGTCCAGCAACAATGTGAAGCCATTGAGCAGCTATCGGAAACTCTAAAGAAATTGGAACATCATAAAGAATCGCTAGATCTACAGATTCAAAGGGAGCAAGAAGAAAAGTCAATGCTTCtaaattctctagaaaaatcCGCAGACCATTTAAAATCTCTGGAAGATGATAGTAACAGGCAAAAGGCCACATTggaacaaaaatatttggatcTTAAACAGGAATTGGATGAATTAACTATgcaaaataccaaaatccaaGGTGATTTGGTAGAGCGTGAAGCTGAATTACGCATGAGCCTTGAAGATCATGAACAAGAACGTGAAAGTTTTGAACAAACCCTCAACTCACTACGTCAACAAATGACCGAATCCTCGGAACAATTGGAATCCTTTGATATGGCTTTAATGGAAATATTGGCtttaatggaaaataatttcaatatgcAAAGAGACATGCAAAAGCGTGGCGAGGTGAAAAATCATTTTAATATGCCCGAAAGCAATCGGGATACGAAAATCAATCAACTTCGTGGAAATCTAAATCTAATTTTACATATGGACATGCAAATACGATCTCAACTCAAAGATCTAAACCAGAAACGTGATGAAGCTATAAGTGCCCTTGAAACCGTCAGCAAAACCAATAGTAGTCTTCAGGCCACCATAACTCAACAAAATAAAGACTTGAAAGAGCTCAAAGAACAAGTGGAGAATGAGGAGCTAATAGCAGAAAAACGAGCATCACAAGAAATACTTCGTCTGGAGGAAGATCttctaaatttggaaaaggTCAATGAGCGTTTGTCCAATGGCAATTTGAATTTGCAAGAGGCCATGACAGCCCAAGAAAAAGATCTTAAATTGGCCAAttccaaattacaaaaattggaAGAGGAAAAACTATGTCTCAAAGAGGAAATATGTACAAAATCCATGTTGTTGGAAAAACTGCAACAAGAGGAAACCGCCTTAAAGCAGGCCATCAAGGAAAAGACCCAGAAATATGAAAAGGCAATGGAAAATTACAACATTCTGAATGCCCAGCTTAAAGAGAAATCCACAAAATTACAGAATTTGGACAAAGAACGTGCAGACTTGAGGGAGAAGTTACAACAGcaggaaaagagaaatgagcAACTTAAACTTGAGATAAAATCCCTAAAGGCTGAGCAAGGAAAATTAcaggaaaaattaaaacaattgcaAAACACCAATGACTCTTTGGAAGCAGATGTTGCCAATAAAACCAAAGAGCTCTTGGGTTTGAACAACAAAGCTACGGAACTTTTACAAGCcctaaaaaatattgaacagCAATTGCAAGTGACCACCAAGAAACTTGATGAATCCGAAGCCCTTAAATTGAACAGTGAATCCAATCTACAGCAAATGCATTCCGAATCGCAACAATTGCAACGCGACATAGATTTCTTGAAGGCTCAACAACATTCGGCCCAAGAAGAGAATACGCGCTTGGGCAAAGAGATTGAAAGTCTGAAACAAGATAAACAACATTTGCGTGAAGAAATTCGTGATACCAAATCCGATTTGCAAAGGGCCAATGATAATGTCACTCAATTGATACAACAAATCTCCTCCATACGCTTGGAAAAGGAAGCCGTGGTcgaagaaaattctcttctaCGCAAGCAATTGGATGAAAGTGGCAAACATCATTCAAGTTcggaaaataaacttaaatcgatTGTAGAGAAATCCCAAGATCTGGAGAGGAAATTATTATCTGCCGAAAATGAATTGAAGTCTGTACGGGCTACTTTGGAGAAGAGTGAACACATTGCTCAAAAACTCACAGCCGAGAATACAAAGTTAAGAGATTCTCAAGAAACATCAACGAAGCGTATAGAAAAACTTGCTCTGAAATTGGGAGATTCTCAGGCCAAGAGCACCAAGCTTGAAAGAGACAATGAAAAGCTAGCCAAGACTCTGGAAGCTAATGTCGCCACCTTGGAAgctttacaaaaagaaaaagacCTGCTTCAGAGCGAAGCCAAGGCTCTCAAAGAAAGACTTTCTCGAGCCGAAAGAGCCCATGAAAATCTCGCTACGAAAGTTCAAAATCTTGAACAAATCAATTTAGAACTTCAAGAGACCAAACAAAAACTGGAAGCTTCAGAAATCGATGGCAAaacgaaattaaataaattggagAAAATCCGCATAGCAAATGAGGAGAAAATGCGTAAGCTTGTCAACTCGCTTAACAATGCGGAAAGTGATAATGTCAAATTGAACTTGGAGATAGGATCTCTGAATTCGCAATTGCAAGAGGTCAAATTGCAAGGCAATAATCGGGATCAAATCCAAGATTTGTCCCACAAATTGGAAATGGCCCAGCAGGAGAGTTCACGTTATAAAAATCTGGTGGATAATTTACAGCAAGAGATTGAACAGCTGCGAGATGAGAAAATAAATCTTTCCGATAAACTTTCCAAAGATTCCATCGCATTGCATATAACCAAACAGCAATGTGAAAAACTTTGTGCTGAATTAGAGCATATACGCTCGGAGCTATTACAAATCAAAGAAGAAAAGTCTCAAGCTGAAACTCTAAATGAGACCACAACACTTAAACTAAAAGATCTGGAAACACAAAATGATCACCTGCAAAGTGAACGTAAGAACCTGATTAAAACTCTGGAAATTCGTATTGCCACATTGGAAAAAGATTTGTCATCCAAAACCAATGAAGTTGAGACATTACAAACGGAAATTAAAACCCTACGCGAAAATTCCGAAAGCAATTCGGCCAATTTAAGACAAGCGGCCACCATTACCGAATCCGAATTGGATCAACTACgtgccaaaatttccaaagcTGATGAGGCCTTACAAAAGGAACAACAAATTATTGCCCAATTGCGTTTGGATAATCAAATACTACACACCAAATATCAGGAATCCAAACAACGGGCCCTCGATGCAACCAAACAGAGTGAGGAACGCATCAAAGAGAATCGTTTGGAATTGGAAGGCAAACTGGAGAAGATGAAGAATAAAATG GATGGCCCTCATAGTTTTGATGATAGCATGAGTGCCCTCTTAAGTACTACTGCCGgtggtacacgcaaaaaatgtaATGGCGTTACCCATTATAAGCGTCCCGGGCCACCCACTCCTAGCAAAAATGGACGTTTATCATTTGGCGGTGTTGTTGGCATTGCCGAACCGTCACGTGAAATTCTCAAAGAGTCTTTCGATAGTGCTAATTCAGGAACAGCAGTATCATCGTCATCTAAAACTCCAgctcgttttaatttttttgcatcaCGCTTTAGCATGGGCAATGGAAAGGATGAG AAACCAGCTATCAAGCAAAATATTAACATcaatactttaaaacaaagcAAACAAAGCCATCCTCCTCAATTAAAAGCCATTAATCGACGTTTATTAGTAGGGGTAGGCTGTACATCAACTCCACGTAAGAGTAAAGTACATTATGATCATCGACGTTTATTAGATCAGTTGTTAACCTCTTCGCCATCACCTTCTCCTTTGTCGTTAGagcaaaaaccaattaaaattgaaaagaaaataactCCACCAGATGTAAGTATCATTGAGACACCAGTTACAAGTTTGCCCTATCAAGAGCCTCCAAAGGCACCATGTCGCAAACAGACCGCAAAACGGTTAGAAGCCATAGCGGCTGGTCTAAAACACAAACGTCGCAATTCGTCCATTTATGGGCGACGTCTCTCAAGACGTATGCAAGAAATTTGTACACCTACAAGTGGAGAGACTACAACTTCGGCATACTCCAATACCCCCAAAGATAAGAGTCGAAGGCAAACCATAAGCTCTTCTGCTACGACAACATCTGGTGGCATTGTCAATAAAACCGTAATACTACAAAAGCGTCTAACGAAGAAACCCCAAAAGGAGAGAAATGCCAGGCCTTCGTTAAATCTTAAGGGAGGTATCTTTGTAAAGCATCGTAACACCCATAGGGGTTTACAACATGATCAATATCGTTATAAAGCCCGCAAACAACGTCTAGATGAATTCAATAAAGGGCGAGATTTCAGGTTACTGTCGAAAAATGTGGTGGAAACGCCAAAACAGCAAAAGACTGTGATAGCAAATCTAACCTACGATATAGCCAATAACAATTATAAGGCGGCGCCATACAATCCAGAAGAAATGACAATTATTACCCCAGCAGATTTGGATGAAGAAGAAACGGAAGATTCATCTTTTCTATGTACCTCTGAAACATTCGATACCAAGGAAGCTATAAATTTGTATCCCTATAATGTCTGTGATTATGATTCCGATGGCGAAGTTGATAAAGATGAAATTGAAGAGTTTGGAGGCAATATAACCAaagatataaaaatcaaaaaggaaCTTGTTACCTCTTTACAATTAGAGGAATTCGATAGATATATAAGCAAGGCAGTGAAACAAGAATCGAGCGaaaaatactcttatttatccaATGGTAGTTCACAACACTTTGAGAAACTTGTTATGGAAACTGAATCTAATGCTCCCTTTGAAATTAAACGGATAGAGTTTAATGTTAGTGGTAGCAGTTGTTATACAACATCACAAAATCCAACAAAAGATATATTGACCTCGTCAAGTTCCAATAGTATTtcccaacatcatcatcatcatcatcgaacTGAGGCAATAGTTGATTTTCCCCAAGATCAGCATGTGGAATATGATGTATTGGGGATgtcatcaccaccaccaccaccgccaTCACCATCACAACCAAATCAATTCTCACCCAGCAGTAATCCTGGAAATTTATCACGTATTATTTACGGCGGTACTGTAATCTATAATAGACGTTTACCCAATATCAACACTACCTATGTACGCAAATCTTCGATTTATGTcaagaataaaaattcaaatttatcttCCGATTCCATGTCGGCGAATGATGTCATTTTGATTGCAAATCAAACAATTACAGTAGCTGACTTGGCACGCATGTGGAAACAAATGGATAGTTCAGCACGTTTAATAGTGAGTTTTGCGGTATTGGCCTCGTTTACAACATTATTGGGTCTATTCTTGTCATTTTATGCTAAGCATTGA